Proteins encoded in a region of the Paenibacillus sp. E222 genome:
- a CDS encoding LacI family DNA-binding transcriptional regulator, which yields MITIKDVAKLAGVASSTVSYVLNGKKHVSEHTRQKVLAVASELNYIKHGAASELKRKHTQTIGVIVHDMSVPYFSDLVSGIESSAISQGYDLIVCSSLGGERSTAARFIRERRLDGVIVIAENIEDELLLQAAETGFPIVVMDRELHSKHIVNVLMDDEQGGYMATRFLLDKGHRAIAYISGPLSSDCNLMRYQGYLRAMHEAGVEENENWRLGGQFLKTGGYDAAKLLMEGELPTAVFFANDEMAIGGLEAFKEHQVSIPEDLSIIGFDNIHVTEYLNPPLTTFRQPKTDAGSFAGHVLIQMLKGETVESTYKINIQCVERDSVSCYSIIKS from the coding sequence ATGATAACGATTAAAGATGTAGCAAAGTTAGCGGGTGTCGCGAGTTCAACTGTATCCTATGTACTCAACGGCAAAAAACATGTAAGTGAGCATACAAGACAGAAAGTACTTGCAGTAGCAAGTGAGCTTAATTACATCAAGCACGGAGCCGCATCCGAATTAAAGCGAAAACACACACAAACGATCGGAGTTATCGTTCATGATATGTCTGTCCCCTATTTTTCCGACTTGGTGAGTGGAATTGAATCCAGCGCCATAAGTCAGGGATATGACCTCATCGTATGCAGTTCTTTAGGCGGGGAGCGATCGACAGCCGCACGCTTTATCCGAGAGAGAAGGCTGGACGGTGTGATTGTAATCGCTGAAAATATTGAAGATGAGTTGTTGTTGCAGGCTGCCGAAACGGGGTTTCCAATTGTTGTGATGGACCGGGAACTTCATAGTAAGCATATTGTAAATGTTCTGATGGATGATGAGCAGGGTGGTTATATGGCAACCCGTTTCCTTCTGGATAAAGGTCACCGCGCAATCGCCTATATTAGTGGACCTTTAAGTTCGGATTGTAATCTGATGCGATATCAGGGTTATCTGAGAGCTATGCATGAAGCTGGGGTGGAAGAGAATGAGAATTGGAGACTTGGCGGCCAATTTCTGAAAACAGGTGGCTACGACGCAGCCAAGTTGCTAATGGAGGGAGAGCTTCCAACGGCAGTCTTTTTTGCGAATGATGAAATGGCCATTGGAGGTTTAGAGGCATTCAAAGAACACCAGGTTTCCATACCCGAAGATCTATCTATTATTGGATTTGATAACATACATGTAACTGAATACTTAAATCCACCTCTTACGACTTTTCGCCAACCCAAAACAGATGCAGGCTCCTTTGCTGGACATGTACTCATTCAGATGTTAAAAGGAGAGACTGTTGAGTCTACTTATAAGATCAATATACAGTGTGTCGAGCGTGACTCCGTTTCCTGTTATTCTATTATTAAAAGCTAA
- a CDS encoding Gfo/Idh/MocA family protein produces the protein MKLGIVGAGMIVKDLLSFIHEIPAITLEAICSRPGHLDKMLTLQEQYGIAQIYSEYSDMIANDEVDTIYIGLPNHLHYAYAKEALLGGKHVICEKPFTSNFQEFLELKEIARQKQLVLVEAITNQYLKNYLSMKENLRKLGDIKIVECNYSQYSSRYAAFQAGEVLPAFNPEMSGGALMDINLYNIHLVVGLFGSPKKVEYWANMERGIDTSGMLLLDYREFKCVCIGSKDSTNIQGNKGYIHMTSSANKCESFDLALHKETPIRIDIKDHPHRMYDEFVEFERMIREHDLEKVTAMLEHSEKVMEVIEQAKQSANLVFGPDR, from the coding sequence ATGAAACTGGGAATTGTCGGAGCTGGAATGATTGTAAAGGATCTATTGAGCTTTATTCATGAAATTCCTGCGATTACGTTGGAGGCCATTTGTTCCAGACCTGGTCATCTGGATAAAATGCTGACTCTGCAAGAGCAGTATGGAATTGCACAAATATATTCGGAGTACAGCGATATGATTGCAAATGATGAAGTGGATACGATCTATATCGGACTACCAAATCATCTTCATTATGCATATGCCAAAGAAGCGTTATTGGGCGGCAAACATGTGATCTGTGAGAAGCCGTTCACTTCCAATTTTCAAGAATTTCTTGAACTTAAAGAGATTGCACGGCAAAAACAGCTGGTGTTGGTTGAAGCCATCACAAACCAATATTTGAAGAATTATTTGTCCATGAAGGAGAATCTGCGCAAACTGGGTGACATCAAAATTGTGGAGTGTAACTATTCCCAATATTCATCCCGCTATGCGGCTTTTCAGGCTGGAGAAGTGTTGCCGGCATTTAATCCGGAAATGTCTGGTGGAGCCTTGATGGATATTAATTTGTATAATATTCATCTGGTCGTAGGGCTTTTCGGAAGCCCGAAGAAGGTGGAATACTGGGCCAACATGGAACGCGGGATTGACACTTCAGGCATGTTGCTTTTGGACTACCGTGAGTTCAAGTGTGTTTGCATAGGCTCTAAAGACAGCACGAACATCCAGGGCAATAAAGGATATATCCACATGACCAGTTCGGCCAACAAATGTGAATCCTTTGATCTTGCGCTTCATAAGGAAACGCCGATTCGAATAGATATTAAGGATCATCCTCATCGTATGTATGACGAGTTTGTTGAATTCGAGCGTATGATTCGTGAACATGATCTGGAGAAAGTCACAGCTATGTTAGAGCATAGCGAGAAGGTGATGGAGGTTATTGAACAAGCCAAACAATCCGCCAATCTTGTATTTGGACCTGATCGATAA
- a CDS encoding Gfo/Idh/MocA family oxidoreductase → MLTIGYIGNGKSTNRYHLPFSLNRDHLKVKTIYARHPEKTEWEKAPGVLYTDDLAALMNDDDIQLVVVCTHTESHYEYAKMALVHGKHVLVEKPFMLTKEEAESIFQYAKEKNLLIQCYQNRRYDSDFLTTKKVIESGKLGDLLEVEMHYDYYRPEIPNATTHFSKYKSYLYGHGVHTIDQVLSYFGQPDKIHYDVRQLLGPGRMNDYFDLDFYYASLKVSVKSSFFRLKPRPSFVVYGKKGVFVKQTEDRQEEHLKLFYLPKGHPDFGKDLPQHYGVLTYLDDEGIYHEEKVTSEQGDYARVYDDIYEAINHGKEKVIQDQETIAVMEILEKGMEECN, encoded by the coding sequence ATGTTGACCATCGGTTACATTGGCAATGGCAAAAGTACAAATCGTTATCATCTTCCTTTTTCATTGAATCGGGATCATTTGAAAGTAAAAACGATATACGCCCGTCATCCAGAGAAAACGGAGTGGGAGAAAGCGCCTGGTGTTCTGTATACAGATGATCTTGCAGCTTTAATGAATGACGATGACATTCAGTTGGTCGTGGTCTGTACACATACCGAATCCCATTATGAGTATGCAAAGATGGCACTCGTTCATGGAAAACATGTACTTGTGGAGAAACCTTTTATGCTGACCAAAGAAGAAGCCGAATCCATTTTCCAGTACGCCAAAGAAAAAAATCTCTTGATTCAATGTTATCAGAACCGACGATATGATTCGGATTTTCTGACGACCAAGAAAGTGATTGAATCAGGAAAGCTTGGCGATTTGCTGGAAGTGGAAATGCATTACGATTATTATCGACCGGAGATCCCGAATGCTACCACCCATTTTTCCAAATACAAAAGTTATTTATACGGGCACGGTGTTCACACCATTGATCAGGTATTATCCTATTTCGGGCAACCGGACAAAATACATTACGATGTTCGTCAATTGCTGGGGCCTGGCAGAATGAATGATTATTTCGATCTGGACTTTTATTACGCTTCGCTGAAAGTATCAGTCAAATCCAGCTTTTTCCGCTTAAAGCCACGCCCGAGTTTTGTAGTATACGGCAAAAAGGGGGTATTCGTAAAACAAACGGAGGATCGTCAAGAGGAACATCTGAAGTTATTTTACCTTCCCAAAGGACATCCCGATTTTGGTAAGGATTTGCCTCAGCACTATGGCGTACTGACGTATCTGGATGACGAAGGAATCTATCATGAAGAAAAAGTAACTTCTGAACAAGGCGATTATGCAAGAGTGTACGACGATATCTATGAAGCCATCAACCATGGCAAAGAAAAAGTGATTCAAGACCAAGAAACGATCGCGGTTATGGAAATATTAGAAAAAGGTATGGAGGAGTGTAACTAA